One Pseudomonas tolaasii NCPPB 2192 genomic window carries:
- a CDS encoding DoxX family protein produces MSPLINRVLSTRAGYGLTVLRIFVGIIFAAHGSQKLFGWFGGGGLAGTAQWMESIGLAPGTLMAVLSGGTEFFAGLALVIGLLARPAALGLAFLSLVAIFSVHIHNGLFMANNGYEFALALLGGALAVLFEGAGKLSVDRAITH; encoded by the coding sequence ATGAGCCCATTGATCAACCGCGTTCTGTCCACCCGTGCCGGCTACGGCCTGACCGTTTTGCGTATCTTCGTCGGCATCATCTTTGCCGCCCACGGTTCGCAAAAACTCTTTGGCTGGTTTGGCGGCGGCGGCCTGGCCGGCACCGCGCAGTGGATGGAAAGCATCGGCCTGGCGCCGGGTACCCTGATGGCAGTGCTGTCGGGCGGCACCGAGTTCTTCGCAGGTCTGGCATTGGTCATCGGTTTGCTGGCACGGCCTGCGGCGTTGGGTCTGGCTTTCCTGTCGCTGGTGGCCATTTTCTCGGTGCACATTCATAACGGTCTGTTCATGGCCAACAATGGTTATGAGTTTGCACTGGCCTTGCTCGGTGGCGCATTGGCGGTGCTGTTTGAAGGAGCTGGCAAACTGTCGGTTGACCGTGCCATCACGCACTGA